The Oryzias latipes chromosome 1, ASM223467v1 genome contains a region encoding:
- the rexo5 gene encoding RNA exonuclease 5 encodes MESSSSLICNTKKRKIQAPAAQEETKKPKIEPGRDEVMQPGPLSSSPRVSVRSDHLQQPISLTELAELIHFAALGRSAGLQQPSWCRLRHHRKVKGVNIMIVEGLTQNLFYKNYLIMKHLRSSYSTRMTFTSPSNSVASGIFASEVPKVGFLSAPKPDDKLKKALKHHPVVTKYGTEKKGLTAYVLTPEEMIKNHYPVKGFAGFEDFLCTDAVDCVSDGSPLFGLDCEMCLTEKGYELTRVSLVDSCGKCIMDDLVKPQNRVLNYLTKFSGITAAMLRPIKTTLKEVQHKLRKLLPPDAVLVGHSLNNDLAALKLIHPHVIDTSLLYKRELGQKFKLKVLADVVLDRKIQTEERKGHNPIEDAVAALELAQYFIERGPCQVVELHLGDLWGYNLEEEPSDCTSVPTPSFRFADVLQTLGRSVTFLGKRADISLDLSNQQWYISDKEMLASFKRQTKKPFLAVLQFSSFLDHIQRCFPDQQQQLHRSVHNHLRGMCVLFAGPFPAGFSERNVKRLFGRCGPVRKIQMLNTSVRVHAEVEFELLEGAVLALKTLNGLSVKGQPIKVQRPVSESTLDLDVNLDALACDALNSSLLYAVEGRHSMNMSAQVNGRSLNGKRLRAENGFSAAKLNGQLPLEMSEDTVRDSFGRFGAVKRVTVPGKPEKCAKHAFIRFESPEGKNAAVSSSEDLQQDNYLICPSLTPPHLVSWVAATTSTEDTDEKQKMLNICSQETQNTKPVEQNQGTDVIMRKLDRQLGKVYRSLPDGTLSVVLLLGPSSMEGKLPGLCLLEVK; translated from the exons ATGGAATCGTCTTCTTCACTTATAtgcaacacaaagaaaaggaagatCCAAGCCCCCGCAGCTCAAGAGGAGACCAAAAAACCGAAGATAGAGCCGGGGAGAGATGAAGTGATGCAGCCTGGACCGTTGTCTAGTTCACCTAGAGTTTCAGTGCGATCTGACCACCTGCAGCAACCAATCTCACTGACCGAGCTGGCTGAGCTCATACATTTCGCTGCTCTGGGTAGATCAGCAGGCCTGCAACAGCCCAG TTGGTGCCGTCTCAGGCATCACAGAAAGGTCAAGGGGGTAAATATTATGATCGTGGAGGGCCTGACGCAGAATCTCTTTTATAAGAATTACCTCATCATGAAGCACCTCAGAAGTAGCTACTCCACA AGGATGACTTTCACGTCACCGTCTAACAGTGTAGCATCTGGAATCTTTGCCAGTGAAGTACCTAAAGTCGGCTTCTTATCTGCCCCCAAACCAGATGATAagcttaaaaaag ctCTGAAACATCATCCAGTTGTGACCAAATATGGGACGGAGAAGAAAGGATTAACGGCATATGTTCTAACCCCGGAGGAGATGATAAAAAACCATTATCCTGTTAAAG GGTTTGCGGGTTTCGAGGACTTTCTGTGCACGGATGCAGTCGACTGTGTTTCTGACGGCAGTCCTCTATTTGGACTTGACTGTGAAATG TGTCTAACAGAAAAGGGCTACGAGCTGACACGTGTCTCTCTGGTGGACAGCTGTGGGAAGTGCATCATGGATGACCTGGTGAAACCGCAGAACCGTGTCCTTAATTATCTCACCAA GTTCTCTGGCATCACTGCAGCAATGTTGCGTCCCATCAAAACCACTCTGAAGGAGGTGCAACATAAACTCAGGAAGCTGCTGCCGCCGGACGCCGTGCTGGTGGGCCATTCCTTGAACAATGACCTTGCGGCTCTGAAG CTCATCCATCCACATGTGATCGACACATCGCTCCTGTACAAACGAGAACTCGGGCAGAAATTTAAACTCAAGGTTCTGGCTGACGTGGTCCTAGA TCGGAAAATTCAAACCGAAGAGAGGAAAGGCCACAATCCCATCGAGGACGCCGTGGCGGCCCTGGAGTTGGCTCAGTACTTCATAGAAAGGGGACCTTGTCAG GTTGTTGAGCTCCATCTAGGGGATCTTTGGGGATACAACCTGGAAGAAGAGCCCTCCGACTGCACTTCTGTCCCCACGCCAAGTTTCAG GTTTGCTGATGTTCTGCAGACTCTGGGCCGCTCAGTAACCTTTTTAGGAAAGCGAGCTGACATTAGTCTGGATCTGTCCAATCAGCAGTGGTACATCTCTgacaaagaa ATGCTGGCGTCTTTCAAAAGGCAGACCAAGAAGCCGTTCCTCGCTGTCCTCCAGTTTTCCTCGTTTTTGGACCACATACAGAGATGCTTCCctgaccagcagcagcagctgcaccgGAGT GTGCACAACCACCTCCGGGGTATGTGTGTGCTGTTTGCTGGGCCGTTCCCTGCAGGTTTCTCCGAGAGGAACGTGAAGCGGCTGTTTGGCCGCTGTGGACCAGTTCGAAAAATCCAGATGCTGAACACCAGTGTCAGA GTCCATGCAGAGGTTGAGTTTGAGCTGCTGGAAGGAGCTGTGCTagctttaaaaactttaaatggaCTGAGTGTAAAGGGCCAGCCCATTAAG GTTCAGAGGCCGGTgtctgagtccaccttagacctgGATGTGAATCTTGATGCGTTAGCGTGCGACGCTCTGAATTCCAGTCTTCTCTATGCTGTTGAAGGGAGGCACAGCATGAACATGTCTGCACAGGTCAATGGACGCAGTTTAAATGGCAAACGCTTAAGAGCAGAAAATGGGTTTTCGGCTGCAAAGCTAAATGGACAGTTGCCCCTTGAAATGTCTGAAGATACTGTCAGAGATTCGTTTGGTCGCTTTGGTGCAGTGAAGAGAGTCACAGTGCCAGGAAAACccgaaaaatgtgcaaaacatgCCTTCATAA GATTTGAAAGTCCAGAGGGCAAAAATGCAGCTGTCAGCTCCTCCGAAGATCTACAGCAAGACAACTACCTCATTTGCCCATCCCTGACTCCGCCCCACTTAGTCTCATGGGTTGCCGCGACAACATCGACAGAAGACACAGATGAGAAACAGAAGATGCTTAACATTTGTTCTCAG gaaacacaaaacacaaaacctgtGGAGCAGAATCAAGGAACCGATGTCATAATGAGAAAGCTGGACCGGCAGCTGGGAAAGGTCTACCGATCCCTCCCAGATGGTACTTTATCTGTAGTGTTACTGCTTGGACCAAGCAG catGGAGGGGAAACTTCCTGGTTTGTGTCTACTGGAGGTTAAATAA